A window of Cloacibacillus sp. genomic DNA:
AACAAAGATAAATAATTCACTTTGTAATATTGCGGCAATTCCTTTGCAATATCACACTATAAGGGCTACAATTAGGCTATAAGCACCTTATTATAGAAATTTCTCAGGGGGAGATTCCAATGGATGTAAAGAGCAAAGCATATCAGGAGCTGCTGAAGAAGCGTCCGCTGAACGTGCAGGCACGTTTCGGCGAGACGGAGATGGGGCTTGTCAGCGGGCGTGATATCGCGGCGGCGGCCAGGGAAGTCGATTCCATCGTGCTTGCGGCAAATGCGCGTCATCCGCTCGTGATAAAGGCCGTACTTCAGGCGGCAAAGAAGAAGAACGCGGCGGTGCTCATCGAGCTCGCTAAATCAGAGGCGACCTACTGCGGCGCGACCTACGACAACATTCCCGAATACGCCCTGAAGTATTCCGAGGAGATGGGACACGGAGCGGTATTCGGACTCCACGTAGACCATTACGCCATTAAGGGACAGGCCGACGTGCTGAAGGGCGTGGGGCATCTCACAAAGATCCTCAACAACGGCTTCACCTCGGTGGCCATAGACGCCTCGCACCTCGACGACTATGACAACTTCGCCGCCACCCGCGCGCTCGCGGACTGGCTGCCCTCGGAGCTCGGCCTTGAGGTCGAGGTGGGCGAGATCAAGGGGCCCGGCGAGCTTTCTACCGTCGAAGAGGCTCTCTATTATATCGGCGGCCTCAACGCCTGGCAGGTCTTCCCCGATTATCTCGCGATATCGAACGGCAGCCTGCACGGCACCTATGACCCGACGGCGGGACAGATGGAGGGCATCGATCTCACCCGCACGAAGGAGATCGCCGACGCGATCGCGCCCTACGGCGTGGCGATAGCGCAACACGGTATCTCCGGCACACCGCTCGACAAGGTATCGACTTTCCGTAAGTACGGCATCCGCAAGGGCAATGTCGCGACGCTCTTCCAGAACGTCTACTACGGAATCAAGATGGACCCGAACACCGGCAACGCGATCACCGAGGGCGGCACATACACGAAAGAGGCCGACCGCGGCATTTCGATGGAGCTCTGGGAGAAGATCGTCGCCGCCGGAGACGAGAAGGGAATGAGCCGCAAGAGCGGAGATTACAAGAAGCTCAATCTGCCCTTCTGCGATATGATCCTCGCGGAGCCCAAGCCGATCGTCGACAGGATCGTCGATGAGATGGCCTGGTGGGCGGAGCGTTTCATCGTCGCCTTTGGA
This region includes:
- a CDS encoding class II fructose-bisphosphate aldolase, with amino-acid sequence MDVKSKAYQELLKKRPLNVQARFGETEMGLVSGRDIAAAAREVDSIVLAANARHPLVIKAVLQAAKKKNAAVLIELAKSEATYCGATYDNIPEYALKYSEEMGHGAVFGLHVDHYAIKGQADVLKGVGHLTKILNNGFTSVAIDASHLDDYDNFAATRALADWLPSELGLEVEVGEIKGPGELSTVEEALYYIGGLNAWQVFPDYLAISNGSLHGTYDPTAGQMEGIDLTRTKEIADAIAPYGVAIAQHGISGTPLDKVSTFRKYGIRKGNVATLFQNVYYGIKMDPNTGNAITEGGTYTKEADRGISMELWEKIVAAGDEKGMSRKSGDYKKLNLPFCDMILAEPKPIVDRIVDEMAWWAERFIVAFGAEGSADAVAEVMAKRVDQNASPDRKVLGERKNYTKTNAPGKGGNDGKNYDD